Proteins from one Clupea harengus chromosome 17, Ch_v2.0.2, whole genome shotgun sequence genomic window:
- the vps26b gene encoding vacuolar protein sorting-associated protein 26B translates to MSFFGFGQSAEVDIVLNDAETRKKVEHKTEDGKKDKYFLFYDGETVSGKVNVTLKNPGKRLEHYGIKIEFIGQIELYYDRGNHHEFVSLVKDLARPGELTNSQSFDFEFTHVEKPYETYTGQNVKLRYFLRATISRRLNDVSKEMDIVVHTLSTYPELNSSIKMEVGIEDCLHIEFEYNKSKYHLKDVIVGKIYFLLVRIKIKHMEIDIIKRETTGTGPSVYHENDTIAKYEIMDGAPVRGESIPIRLFLAGYEMTPTMRDINKKFSVRYYLNLVLIDEEERRYFKQQEITLWRKGDIVRRSMSQQATIASQRFESPSERVQEPAKEKEDSS, encoded by the exons ATGAGTTTCTTCGGCTTCGGGCAGAGTGCGGAGGTCGATATCGTTCTAAATGATGCCGAAACGAGAAAGAAAGTCGAACACAAGACCGAAGATGGGAAGAAAGACAAGTACTTTCTCTTCTACGACGGAGAGACGGTGAGCGGAAAAGTGAACGTCACTCTCAAAAATCCAGGAAAAAGACTCGAGCACTATGGCATCAAGATCGAGTTTATTGGACAGATCG AATTGTACTATGACAGGGGAAACCACCACGAGTTTGTGTCGTTGGTGAAAGATCTTGCTCGACCTGGTGAACTCACTAACTCCCAGTCGTTTGACTTTGAGTTCACTCACGTGGAGAAACCCTACGAGACCTACACGGGCCAGAACGTCAAACTGAG GTATTTTCTCCGCGCCACCATCAGCAGAAGACTCAATGACGTCAGTAAGGAGATGGACATTGTGGTCCACACTCTCAGTACATATCCAGAGCTCAACTCCTCCATCAAGATGGAGGTCGGCATCGAAGACTGTCTTCACATCGAGTTTGAGTACAACAAGTCCAA GTATCACCTGAAGGATGTGATCGTGGGGAAGATTTACTTCCTGCTTGTGAGAATAAAGATCAAGCACATGGAGATTGACATCATCAAGAGGGAAACCACGGGAACGGGTCCCAGCGTGTATCATGAGAACGACACCATTGCCAAGTATGAGATTATGGATGGTGCACCTGTTCgag gAGAATCGATTCCCATCCGATTATTCCTGGCGGGCTACGAGATGACGCCCACCATGAGGGACATCAACAAGAAGTTCTCCGTGCGCTACTACCTCAACCTGGTGCTCATCGACGAGGAGGAGAGGCGCTACTTCAAGCAGCAG GAGATCACCCTCTGGAGAAAAGGGGACATCGTCAGAAGAAGCATGTCCCAGCAGGCCACCATAGCCTCGCAGAGATTCGAGAGCCCCTCCGAGAGAGTGCAGGAGCCAgcgaaggagaaggaggacagCAGCTAG